The Pedobacter cryoconitis genome includes a window with the following:
- a CDS encoding DUF47 domain-containing protein, with the protein MNNIFKFFTPKDKKFQPLFEQAGSNVLKISEALFLALSTKDLEKRKEYIKEIERLEHVGDDITHSIFLELSKNFITPFDREDIHALASAVDDIADYIHASASNIELYNITNIGDAMIKLAELLVEMCTDLDKAIKELRSFKNIRVIADACVRINSGENQADYVCNIAIARLFEFETNAIELIKQKEVLQTLEMATDKCEDAANVLESILVKNA; encoded by the coding sequence ATGAATAATATTTTTAAGTTCTTTACACCAAAAGACAAAAAATTCCAACCGCTGTTTGAACAAGCCGGAAGTAATGTATTGAAGATCTCAGAAGCACTTTTTCTTGCTTTAAGTACAAAAGATCTGGAAAAAAGAAAAGAATATATAAAGGAGATTGAACGCCTTGAGCACGTTGGTGATGATATCACGCACTCTATCTTCTTAGAATTAAGCAAAAACTTTATCACACCTTTCGACAGGGAAGATATTCATGCATTGGCAAGTGCGGTGGATGATATTGCAGATTATATTCATGCTTCAGCAAGTAATATAGAATTGTATAACATCACGAATATCGGCGATGCCATGATTAAACTGGCCGAATTACTGGTTGAAATGTGTACAGATTTAGATAAAGCCATCAAAGAACTGAGAAGCTTTAAGAACATCCGTGTTATTGCTGATGCCTGTGTACGTATCAATAGTGGTGAAAATCAAGCGGATTATGTTTGTAATATCGCAATCGCAAGGTTATTCGAATTTGAAACCAATGCAATTGAACTGATTAAGCAAAAAGAAGTTCTTCAAACACTTGAAATGGCTACAGATAAATGTGAAGATGCAGCAAATGTGTTGGAATCTATATTGGTTAAAAACGCTTAA
- a CDS encoding TIGR03915 family putative DNA repair protein, giving the protein MQNYVFDGSFEGLLSAVFNWFERKPGQVKLQTEAAFQPDAFMPCLHIVNEREKADRVWKGLQANLSKATLRKFYCTYLSELEEGYTALFEFACYLFTEGAAIENNYGNPYVLALSKIAKKVEREKHRMEAFIRFQHNADGIYYCGIDPDFNVLPLIATHFKNRYADQQWIIYDLKRDYGLFYDLSTVEEINIDFNQRQKTTGIANAIVSEKEGLYAVLWKDYFKSTNIQARKNTKLHVQHVPKRYWKYLTEKQFEPD; this is encoded by the coding sequence ATGCAGAACTACGTATTTGATGGAAGCTTTGAGGGATTGTTATCTGCGGTCTTTAACTGGTTTGAGCGCAAACCCGGGCAGGTAAAGCTGCAAACTGAAGCTGCTTTCCAGCCAGATGCTTTTATGCCTTGCCTGCATATTGTGAATGAGCGGGAAAAAGCCGACCGGGTTTGGAAGGGCTTGCAAGCTAATTTATCCAAAGCTACACTCCGGAAGTTTTATTGTACGTATCTCTCCGAACTGGAAGAAGGGTATACTGCATTATTTGAGTTTGCCTGTTATCTATTTACCGAAGGCGCAGCTATAGAAAATAACTATGGCAATCCTTATGTACTGGCTTTAAGTAAAATAGCTAAAAAAGTAGAGCGGGAGAAACACAGAATGGAAGCTTTTATCCGGTTTCAGCACAATGCAGACGGTATTTATTACTGTGGAATAGATCCGGATTTTAATGTATTGCCTTTAATTGCCACCCATTTCAAAAACCGGTATGCGGATCAGCAATGGATCATTTATGACCTGAAAAGAGACTATGGTTTATTTTACGATCTGAGCACAGTGGAAGAAATCAATATAGATTTTAACCAGCGGCAAAAAACAACAGGGATAGCAAATGCTATCGTTTCGGAAAAGGAAGGCCTGTACGCTGTACTTTGGAAAGACTATTTTAAAAGCACAAATATTCAGGCCAGAAAAAACACGAAATTACATGTACAGCATGTACCTAAAAGATACTGGAAATACCTCACTGAAAAACAATTCGAACCGGATTAA
- a CDS encoding class I SAM-dependent RNA methyltransferase, with product MQVFHNKSKVILTCNKRLSPYLVEEVKALGYEIVRDFPTGVELNITLTECIKLNLNLRCASQILYCLNSFKVNNPEELYRELVDMPWEDLIDFSGYFSVTSNVDNPTITTPLFTNLKVKDAIVDRIKDKKGMRPNSGSDANKTVVHLYWKDDEADIFIDTSGETLAKHGYRKIPGKAPMLEALAAGVVMSTNWDQKSPFINPMCGSGTLAIEAALLATNRRPGLFRMNYGFMHVLGYDEEVFFAERRILKEQVIKNIDLQIVATDLSEDAVDISRKNAQTAGVDTLITFEVCDFADTPVPEGGKGVVVFNPEYGERLGVHSQLELTYKRIGDFLKKDCKGYSGYIFTGNPDLAKKIGLKASRKVEFYNGKLDCRMMEYELYDGTRRAEEERPQPKEHKAED from the coding sequence ATGCAAGTTTTCCACAACAAAAGTAAGGTTATTTTAACCTGTAACAAAAGACTTTCACCTTATTTGGTAGAAGAGGTAAAAGCGCTTGGCTATGAAATCGTAAGAGATTTCCCTACGGGAGTAGAGCTTAATATCACACTGACAGAGTGTATTAAACTGAATTTAAACTTAAGATGTGCCAGCCAGATCTTATACTGTTTAAATAGCTTTAAAGTCAATAATCCAGAAGAATTATACCGTGAACTGGTAGATATGCCATGGGAAGATCTGATTGATTTTTCAGGGTATTTTTCGGTGACTTCCAATGTAGATAATCCAACAATAACTACTCCGCTTTTCACCAATCTGAAAGTTAAAGATGCGATTGTTGACCGGATAAAAGACAAGAAAGGGATGCGTCCGAATTCAGGTTCAGATGCGAACAAAACTGTTGTCCACCTGTACTGGAAAGACGATGAGGCAGATATTTTCATCGATACTTCAGGAGAAACTTTAGCGAAACACGGCTATCGTAAAATTCCTGGAAAAGCACCTATGCTGGAAGCGCTTGCCGCAGGTGTAGTGATGAGCACCAACTGGGATCAGAAATCACCATTTATCAACCCGATGTGCGGGTCAGGTACGCTTGCAATTGAAGCTGCATTATTAGCGACAAACAGAAGACCTGGTTTATTCCGCATGAACTATGGCTTTATGCACGTGCTGGGTTATGATGAAGAAGTATTCTTCGCTGAACGCAGGATTCTTAAAGAACAGGTGATCAAAAATATAGACTTACAGATTGTAGCAACGGATTTATCTGAAGATGCGGTTGATATCAGCCGTAAAAATGCGCAGACTGCTGGTGTAGATACGCTGATTACTTTTGAAGTTTGCGATTTCGCAGATACACCGGTTCCTGAAGGTGGAAAAGGTGTTGTGGTATTTAATCCGGAGTATGGAGAACGCTTAGGTGTTCACTCTCAGCTGGAACTGACTTACAAACGTATCGGAGATTTCCTGAAGAAAGATTGTAAAGGTTACAGTGGTTATATTTTTACAGGTAACCCTGATCTGGCTAAAAAAATCGGATTAAAGGCATCACGCAAAGTTGAATTCTACAATGGTAAATTAGATTGCCGTATGATGGAATATGAATTGTATGATGGTACCCGCAGAGCTGAAGAAGAAAGACCTCAGCCTAAGGAGCATAAAGCAGAAGATTAA
- a CDS encoding sensor histidine kinase, whose product MKLSVLVLITALAVGLSIGLVNFHFQQSWYFMLVSFAVSFVTSFIMFYYLLEKYIYSKIKLIYKLIHNLKLGKDLKDALGEYVSTDPINDVEHEVKEWAGAKKQEIDLLKKQEQFRREFLSNVSHEFKTPLFAIQGYIETLQDCLLDDPEMAVKFLQKAEKNVERLSYLINDLDAISKLESGEVPIDYRKFDFVLLAKEVMEALEDKAGKRKVQLSFKEKYMHPAFVNADREKIRQVMINLISNSIKYGKENGSTAIKIFELHDQYLIEVTDDGIGIDEKHLPRLFERFYRIDSHRSREVGGTGLGLAIVKHILEAHQQIISVRSTLQIGTTFAFTLQKIG is encoded by the coding sequence ATGAAGTTAAGTGTCCTGGTTTTAATTACTGCACTCGCAGTTGGCCTGTCTATCGGGCTGGTCAATTTCCATTTCCAGCAAAGCTGGTATTTTATGCTCGTCTCTTTTGCGGTTTCGTTTGTGACGAGTTTTATCATGTTTTATTACCTGCTGGAAAAGTATATCTATTCTAAGATCAAACTAATCTATAAACTGATCCATAATCTGAAATTAGGGAAAGACCTGAAAGATGCATTGGGCGAATATGTGAGTACTGATCCGATCAATGATGTAGAACATGAGGTTAAAGAATGGGCCGGTGCCAAAAAGCAGGAAATTGATCTGCTTAAAAAACAAGAACAGTTCAGAAGAGAATTTCTTTCCAATGTATCTCACGAATTTAAAACCCCGCTGTTTGCGATTCAGGGTTATATAGAGACTTTACAGGATTGTTTGCTGGATGATCCGGAAATGGCTGTTAAGTTTTTACAAAAGGCAGAGAAAAATGTAGAACGCTTAAGCTACCTGATCAATGATCTGGACGCGATTTCAAAGCTGGAATCTGGTGAAGTGCCTATTGATTACCGGAAATTTGATTTTGTTTTGCTGGCTAAAGAAGTGATGGAAGCGCTGGAAGACAAAGCGGGCAAAAGAAAGGTTCAGCTGTCTTTTAAAGAGAAGTATATGCACCCGGCTTTTGTAAATGCCGACCGGGAAAAAATAAGACAGGTGATGATTAACCTGATCTCCAACTCCATCAAGTATGGTAAAGAGAACGGGTCTACAGCGATCAAGATTTTTGAATTGCATGATCAATACCTGATTGAGGTTACAGATGATGGCATCGGCATCGACGAAAAACATCTGCCAAGGTTATTTGAAAGATTCTACAGAATTGATTCTCACCGTTCCAGAGAAGTTGGCGGAACTGGCCTTGGGCTGGCAATTGTCAAACATATCCTGGAAGCGCATCAGCAAATTATATCGGTTAGAAGTACGCTCCAAATCGGAACTACTTTTGCGTTTACGCTTCAAAAAATCGGTTAA
- a CDS encoding DUF3127 domain-containing protein — MELKGKVHEIGALQQVSETFKKRDLIIEYAENPTYPEYIRFEALQDKTALFDSLKTGDDVEVSFNLRGRPWTDKMGKVSYFNSLVVWRINALTNSGAAASTPQYAPPADLNSAPGEEDDLPF, encoded by the coding sequence ATGGAATTAAAAGGAAAAGTGCACGAAATCGGTGCATTACAGCAGGTGAGTGAGACTTTTAAAAAGCGTGATCTCATTATCGAATATGCAGAAAACCCAACTTATCCTGAATATATCAGGTTCGAGGCTTTACAAGATAAAACTGCTTTATTTGATAGCTTGAAAACCGGTGATGATGTTGAAGTTTCATTCAATCTGCGCGGTCGTCCGTGGACAGATAAAATGGGAAAGGTTTCTTATTTTAATAGTTTAGTAGTTTGGCGTATCAATGCACTGACGAACAGTGGTGCAGCGGCTTCAACTCCACAATATGCTCCTCCTGCGGATTTAAACAGCGCACCAGGTGAGGAAGATGATCTGCCATTCTAA
- a CDS encoding inorganic phosphate transporter: MLTPLLIVVIVLAIGFDYINGFHDAANSIATVVSTKVLTPFQAVLWAALFNFAAYFYFTDHKVANTIAKTVVENFITLEVILAGLLAAITWNLFTWWYGIPSSSSHTLVGGFAGAGMAKAGSLGFGIMSAINLAPILKIIAFIVLAPVIGMFISVIISIILLHLSKNARPSVAEKWFKKLQLISSAALSFTHGGNDAQKVMGIIYVAMVAAKVLKTGDTMPEWIPFTCYAAISLGTMSGGWKIVKTMGSKITKVNAFEGVAAETAGAVTLGITEHFGIPVSTTHTITGSIVGVGLLKRVSAVRWGVTVSLLWAWVLTIPVSALLAAIIFKLVDFFFPGLGVV, encoded by the coding sequence ATGCTTACACCCTTATTGATCGTCGTAATTGTACTGGCTATCGGTTTCGATTATATCAATGGCTTTCACGATGCCGCCAATTCTATTGCAACGGTTGTATCGACAAAAGTACTTACCCCATTTCAGGCGGTACTCTGGGCAGCACTTTTTAATTTTGCTGCTTACTTTTACTTTACAGATCACAAAGTTGCAAACACTATTGCTAAAACGGTTGTAGAAAATTTCATTACCCTCGAGGTTATCCTCGCCGGACTTTTAGCAGCGATCACCTGGAATTTATTTACGTGGTGGTATGGTATCCCTTCAAGTTCGTCACATACTTTAGTTGGTGGTTTTGCTGGCGCTGGTATGGCTAAAGCAGGTTCATTAGGTTTTGGAATCATGTCGGCAATTAACCTGGCTCCGATCCTGAAAATCATTGCTTTTATTGTACTTGCTCCTGTAATCGGGATGTTTATCTCGGTAATCATTTCCATTATCCTGCTGCACCTTTCTAAAAATGCAAGACCTTCGGTTGCAGAAAAATGGTTTAAAAAACTACAACTGATCTCTTCTGCGGCCTTAAGTTTCACCCACGGTGGAAATGATGCGCAAAAAGTAATGGGTATCATTTATGTAGCCATGGTTGCAGCGAAAGTGTTAAAAACAGGCGATACAATGCCAGAGTGGATTCCATTTACCTGTTACGCGGCCATCTCTTTAGGTACTATGAGCGGTGGATGGAAGATCGTAAAAACAATGGGTTCAAAAATTACAAAGGTAAATGCTTTTGAGGGCGTAGCAGCAGAGACTGCGGGTGCGGTAACCCTTGGAATCACAGAACACTTCGGTATCCCGGTTTCTACTACACACACCATTACAGGTTCTATTGTTGGGGTTGGTTTATTAAAAAGGGTTTCCGCAGTAAGATGGGGGGTAACTGTAAGCTTGCTTTGGGCATGGGTTTTAACTATTCCTGTTTCAGCACTGTTAGCCGCTATTATTTTCAAACTGGTTGACTTTTTCTTCCCTGGTCTGGGAGTTGTATAG
- a CDS encoding response regulator transcription factor, producing the protein MKILLVEDDPNLGMLLQDYLQLKGKFDVVLCVDGEEGLRAFNKQAFDLCILDVMMPKKDGFALGKEIRKVNENIPIIFATAKAMMEDKASAYDLGGDDYITKPFRIEELLLRINALLKRVSAKETKVAAPVQSQFQIGSYTFDYTTQLIQHNGQQQKLSTKEAELLQLLCLKQNAVLTREEALLSIWHDDNYFNGRSMDVFLSKLRKYLKEDPKVEILNVHGKGYKLLIN; encoded by the coding sequence ATGAAAATTCTATTGGTAGAAGATGATCCTAATCTTGGAATGCTGCTTCAGGACTATTTACAGCTAAAGGGTAAATTCGATGTAGTATTATGTGTTGATGGTGAAGAAGGACTCCGTGCTTTCAATAAACAAGCTTTCGATTTATGTATCCTCGATGTGATGATGCCTAAAAAGGATGGTTTTGCTTTGGGTAAGGAAATCAGGAAGGTCAATGAAAATATCCCTATTATTTTTGCGACGGCAAAAGCTATGATGGAAGATAAAGCCTCTGCTTATGATTTGGGAGGTGATGATTACATTACAAAACCTTTCCGTATTGAAGAACTGTTACTTAGAATTAATGCTTTACTGAAGCGCGTATCTGCTAAGGAAACCAAAGTTGCTGCACCTGTTCAGTCTCAGTTTCAGATTGGTAGTTATACTTTTGATTATACGACACAGCTGATTCAGCATAACGGACAGCAGCAAAAACTTTCGACCAAGGAAGCCGAGTTGTTACAATTGCTCTGCTTAAAACAAAATGCAGTGCTTACCCGCGAAGAAGCTTTGCTAAGTATCTGGCATGATGATAACTACTTTAATGGGCGAAGCATGGACGTGTTCCTGAGCAAACTCCGTAAATACTTAAAAGAAGATCCGAAAGTGGAAATTCTGAATGTGCATGGTAAGGGCTATAAACTTTTGATTAATTAG
- a CDS encoding helix-turn-helix domain-containing protein: protein MKDLLDLKPEIVATNIRKVREFRNYTQDYLAAKLTISQNAYSKIELGYSKLTVERLFHIASVLDVKVTELIAMDHSRGVRLE, encoded by the coding sequence ATGAAAGACCTCCTGGATTTAAAACCGGAAATTGTAGCGACTAACATCAGAAAAGTCAGAGAGTTTAGGAATTATACGCAGGATTATCTGGCGGCCAAGCTGACAATTTCTCAAAATGCTTATAGCAAAATTGAATTGGGCTATAGCAAACTTACTGTAGAAAGATTATTCCATATTGCATCTGTACTGGATGTCAAGGTGACAGAGTTAATTGCGATGGATCATAGCCGTGGCGTACGTTTAGAGTAA
- a CDS encoding HD domain-containing protein, with product MDFDLIKEKTISFVKDTLQGAEAGHDWFHIERVYKTALSINTKEGGDLLLVTLAALLHDIADSKFNNGDEEIGPQLAGNFLRTLGLSEAVILEVQQIIRNLSYKANLGKIEFSSRELDIVQDADRLDAIGAIGIARAFTYGGYKNRVLYDPEIKPELNMSKEAYKNSEAPTINHFYEKLLRLKDLMKTRTGKELAEQRHQFMQLYLNQFYSEWEGES from the coding sequence ATGGACTTTGATCTTATAAAAGAAAAAACAATCAGTTTTGTAAAAGATACCCTTCAGGGAGCAGAAGCTGGTCATGACTGGTTTCATATCGAAAGGGTTTATAAAACTGCTTTAAGTATAAATACCAAAGAAGGTGGAGATTTACTTCTGGTCACCCTTGCTGCTTTATTGCATGATATTGCCGATAGCAAGTTCAATAACGGTGATGAAGAAATCGGTCCGCAGCTGGCCGGGAATTTTCTCCGCACGCTTGGCCTTAGCGAAGCTGTGATCCTGGAAGTACAGCAAATCATCAGAAATCTGAGTTACAAAGCAAATTTGGGGAAAATTGAATTCTCTTCCAGAGAACTTGATATTGTTCAGGATGCAGACCGCTTAGATGCCATAGGTGCAATCGGGATCGCCAGGGCCTTCACTTATGGCGGATATAAAAACAGGGTGCTGTATGATCCGGAAATCAAGCCTGAGCTAAATATGAGTAAAGAAGCTTATAAAAATTCTGAAGCACCAACTATCAATCACTTTTATGAAAAACTGCTGCGTTTAAAAGACCTGATGAAAACCAGGACCGGAAAAGAGCTTGCTGAACAAAGACATCAGTTCATGCAATTGTACCTGAATCAGTTTTATTCGGAATGGGAAGGCGAAAGCTAA
- a CDS encoding sensor histidine kinase codes for MKKRSLWLITALMTIALLGVFVMQLYYIREAYRLKSQLFEQEVNQVLSAVADKVQRLNAVNHINKKDLEWRIKMENQRRDRTRRLIDLDQNYKELERKRKYDQRKQMIDELNYQDEMIRKMYLSPTIISEADFYALENRATTPLNVDVNVGFDANLNMIGSNVQKTFRLGSVKTFDIEPKKLPDSIRYLVYSRYDSRPLRVSLPSLNGDMRLKFKVEDEIANRRRNHALKELQADTVRLLDEGSFNVIEAAAKEMSQLDIPLAQRVSKGTLDTLLRAELANKNINLAYDFWLKSLVSDRLVFRKISSLRGEILPANTYKTALFSNDVLRDPGMLYINFPNKSAAIFNNLSVTMASSAGLLIVLISIFSYTLYAILRQKKIAEMKSDFINNMTHEFKTPVSTIMIASEALRDPEIQEDKSRISRLAGIIYDENVRLGNHIERVLSIARLDKKELKLETEDVEMNSLIAAVADSMSLQLQKKEATLTLNLNASNALVTGDELHLSNVIYNLIDNANKYSIDPPQITLSTKNAGKCLYIDIEDKGIGMTKEQCKRAFDQFYRVPTGNLHDVKGFGLGLNYVQDIITQMNGTIKLKSEKDKGTIFEIIIPLK; via the coding sequence ATGAAAAAGAGAAGTCTTTGGTTAATCACCGCCCTCATGACCATAGCTCTGCTTGGCGTGTTTGTAATGCAGTTGTATTACATCAGGGAAGCCTACAGACTTAAATCTCAGCTTTTCGAGCAGGAAGTTAACCAGGTGCTAAGCGCGGTTGCAGACAAAGTACAACGTTTAAATGCGGTAAATCATATCAATAAAAAAGATCTGGAATGGCGTATAAAGATGGAAAATCAACGTCGTGACCGTACCCGCCGGCTGATTGACCTGGATCAGAACTACAAAGAATTAGAAAGAAAAAGAAAATACGATCAGCGCAAGCAGATGATTGATGAACTCAATTATCAGGATGAGATGATCCGGAAAATGTACCTGAGTCCTACTATAATTTCTGAAGCCGACTTTTATGCACTGGAAAACAGGGCAACAACGCCATTGAATGTTGATGTGAACGTCGGTTTTGATGCCAATCTGAATATGATTGGAAGTAATGTACAGAAAACTTTCAGGCTTGGTTCTGTTAAAACGTTTGATATAGAACCCAAAAAATTACCAGACAGTATTCGTTATCTCGTTTACAGCCGCTATGACAGCAGGCCTTTAAGAGTCTCTTTGCCCAGCCTGAATGGAGACATGCGGCTAAAATTCAAGGTAGAAGATGAGATTGCCAACAGGCGGAGAAATCATGCTTTGAAGGAATTACAGGCAGATACTGTCCGCTTACTTGATGAAGGCAGTTTTAATGTCATCGAAGCTGCTGCTAAAGAAATGAGCCAGCTGGACATCCCATTGGCACAGCGTGTTTCGAAAGGGACGCTGGATACTTTACTCCGTGCAGAACTGGCGAATAAAAATATCAATCTTGCTTATGATTTCTGGTTGAAAAGCCTGGTTAGTGACCGGTTGGTCTTCCGTAAAATATCTTCGCTGCGGGGAGAGATTTTACCTGCCAATACTTATAAAACGGCTCTTTTTAGCAATGATGTATTGAGAGATCCCGGTATGTTATATATTAATTTTCCGAACAAAAGTGCTGCTATTTTTAATAACCTGAGTGTAACGATGGCCTCTTCTGCCGGTTTATTGATTGTACTGATTTCTATTTTCTCTTATACGCTTTATGCGATATTAAGGCAGAAAAAAATCGCGGAGATGAAGAGCGATTTCATCAACAATATGACCCATGAATTCAAGACTCCGGTATCTACCATCATGATTGCCAGTGAAGCGCTTAGAGACCCCGAAATTCAGGAAGACAAGTCGCGTATAAGCAGACTTGCAGGAATTATATATGATGAAAATGTGCGCCTGGGTAATCATATTGAGCGTGTGCTGAGTATTGCAAGGCTGGATAAAAAGGAATTGAAGCTGGAAACTGAAGATGTAGAGATGAACAGCCTGATTGCTGCCGTAGCAGACAGTATGAGTCTTCAGCTACAGAAAAAAGAAGCGACGCTGACTTTAAATCTAAACGCGTCCAACGCATTAGTGACAGGGGATGAGCTGCATTTATCAAATGTAATTTATAACTTAATAGACAATGCGAACAAATACAGTATTGATCCGCCTCAGATTACTTTAAGTACAAAGAACGCTGGTAAATGTCTTTATATAGACATCGAGGATAAAGGGATCGGAATGACAAAAGAACAATGCAAACGTGCTTTTGACCAGTTTTACAGAGTGCCTACCGGAAATTTACACGATGTAAAAGGATTTGGGCTCGGTTTAAATTACGTTCAGGATATTATTACCCAGATGAACGGGACAATCAAGTTGAAGAGTGAAAAGGATAAAGGAACAATATTTGAAATAATTATACCCCTAAAATAA
- a CDS encoding putative DNA modification/repair radical SAM protein, producing the protein MSERLREKLNILADAAKYDVSCSSSGGNRKNDNKGLGNSHASGICHTYTEDGRCVSLLKILLTNHCIFDCAYCVSRKSNDITRAAFTVEEVVELTMNFYRRNYIEGLFLSSGIFKNADFTMERLLRVVKKLRLEERFNGYIHLKTIPGASEELIREAGMYADRMSINLEMPTESGLKLLAPEKTHQQVTQPLGFIKNQIVQFKEERKLIKSTPKFVSAGQSTQMVIGATPETDKEIMQTAALFYKDFSLKRVYYSGYIPISYDNRLPMIGSQPPLIRENRLYQTDWLMRFYGFHVNELLNDANPHLDIDIDPKLSWALRNLQHFPVDINVAAYKVILRIPGIGVTSAKKIVQARKFGKLRIDQLKKIGVAYNRAKYFIKCADSPYQLKDYQGSQIKSFIQAESQSKYLKYDTSQLILF; encoded by the coding sequence ATGTCTGAACGTCTTAGAGAAAAGCTGAATATTCTGGCAGATGCCGCCAAATATGATGTATCGTGTTCATCCAGCGGAGGAAATAGAAAAAATGATAATAAAGGTTTGGGAAATAGCCATGCTTCTGGCATCTGTCATACTTATACGGAGGATGGCAGATGTGTTTCGCTGCTGAAAATCCTGCTGACCAATCATTGTATTTTTGATTGTGCTTACTGCGTTTCCAGAAAAAGCAATGACATTACAAGAGCTGCATTTACTGTAGAAGAAGTGGTAGAACTGACCATGAACTTTTACAGAAGAAACTATATTGAAGGTTTATTCTTAAGTTCAGGGATTTTTAAGAATGCTGATTTTACGATGGAACGTTTGCTTAGGGTCGTAAAAAAACTCAGGCTGGAAGAGCGCTTTAACGGCTATATCCATTTAAAAACGATTCCCGGAGCGAGTGAAGAACTGATCAGGGAAGCAGGCATGTATGCAGACCGGATGAGTATTAATCTGGAAATGCCTACTGAAAGTGGGCTTAAATTACTGGCGCCTGAAAAAACCCATCAGCAGGTGACCCAGCCGCTGGGCTTCATCAAAAATCAGATCGTACAGTTTAAAGAAGAACGTAAGCTGATTAAAAGTACACCCAAATTTGTGTCCGCGGGTCAGAGTACACAAATGGTGATTGGTGCAACTCCCGAGACTGACAAGGAGATTATGCAGACCGCAGCGCTGTTTTACAAAGATTTTTCGCTGAAAAGAGTTTACTATTCAGGTTATATTCCGATTAGCTATGATAACCGGCTTCCGATGATTGGTTCTCAACCCCCGTTAATCAGAGAAAACAGGTTATATCAGACAGACTGGCTGATGCGCTTCTACGGTTTTCATGTCAATGAATTGCTGAATGATGCGAATCCGCACCTGGATATTGACATCGATCCAAAATTAAGCTGGGCTTTACGCAACTTGCAGCATTTTCCGGTAGATATTAACGTTGCGGCCTATAAAGTCATCCTTCGGATTCCCGGAATCGGAGTTACCTCTGCAAAAAAAATTGTACAGGCCCGTAAATTTGGAAAATTACGGATAGACCAGCTTAAAAAAATCGGAGTAGCTTATAACCGGGCTAAATATTTCATCAAATGTGCCGACAGCCCCTATCAGTTAAAAGATTACCAGGGAAGCCAGATTAAATCATTTATACAGGCAGAAAGTCAGAGTAAATATCTGAAGTACGATACCAGCCAGCTTATTCTTTTCTAA